One part of the Marinobacter sp. M3C genome encodes these proteins:
- the trmB gene encoding tRNA (guanosine(46)-N7)-methyltransferase TrmB: MTEANVPQDHAKNGRSDESPVTTRRGVRSFVLRQGRMTEGQRKAYERSWPTFGLTREHGMVDPRQVFGRDAMLNLEIGFGMGRSLADMAEAAPEQDFIGVEVHLPGVGALLKDIEDRGLENIRIYSIDANDVIDLCLADACLDRVMVFFPDPWHKKRHHKRRLIQQEFVQRLRHKLRVGGILHLATDWENYAEHMMEVMADSEGFANTRGEGGFSPKPEGRPVTKFEQRGERLGHGVWDLLFYRTN, translated from the coding sequence ATGACTGAAGCAAATGTCCCACAGGATCACGCCAAAAACGGCCGCTCCGATGAGTCCCCGGTAACCACTCGCCGCGGTGTGCGCAGTTTTGTGTTGCGCCAGGGCCGGATGACCGAGGGTCAGCGTAAGGCCTACGAACGCAGCTGGCCCACATTCGGCCTGACGCGAGAACACGGTATGGTTGATCCGCGCCAAGTGTTTGGCCGCGATGCCATGCTCAATCTTGAAATCGGTTTTGGCATGGGGCGCTCGCTGGCGGATATGGCTGAGGCTGCGCCAGAGCAGGATTTTATTGGTGTGGAAGTGCATCTGCCTGGCGTAGGTGCCTTGCTGAAAGATATTGAAGACCGTGGTCTGGAGAACATCCGCATTTACAGCATTGATGCCAACGATGTGATTGACCTGTGCCTGGCGGATGCCTGCCTTGATCGGGTAATGGTGTTTTTCCCGGACCCCTGGCACAAAAAGCGCCACCACAAGCGCCGCCTGATACAGCAGGAATTTGTTCAACGCCTTCGCCACAAGCTAAGAGTTGGGGGCATTCTGCACCTGGCCACAGACTGGGAAAACTACGCTGAACACATGATGGAAGTGATGGCTGATTCCGAAGGCTTTGCCAATACCCGGGGTGAGGGTGGTTTCTCGCCAAAGCCGGAGGGCCGCCCGGTGACCAAATTCGAACAGCGCGGTGAACGCCTGGGCCACGGTGTCTGGGATTTGTTGTTTTACCGAACCAACTGA